A single window of Methylobacterium nodulans ORS 2060 DNA harbors:
- a CDS encoding cytochrome c oxidase subunit I, with the protein MSDSAALGELPLPTEPDYLRFSRTVGSWLTTTDHKRIAILFAIVITLFFFMGGAAITVVRLELVSPEGHLITSDTYNKLFSFHGIVMVWFFLVPSIPNTLGIFLVPLMIGASDLAFPRLNLFSWYLTVAAGACTVYALIAGGVDTGWTFYTPFSTMFSNSHVFAAAMGVFLAGFSTIATGVNIIATVHMLRCPGMTWFRLPLFVWAVYATSIIIVLATPVLAISLLLVMAERWLGLPIFDPNRGGDPILFQHLFWFYSHPAVYIMVLPAMGVVSEIIPVFARRRIFGYSFMVYAILAIAGIGFFVWGHHMFVSGMSPFAALIFSFLSFIIAVPSAIKVFNWTFSLYRGQIAFSAPMLYALGFIGLFTTGGLSGLFLAAIPIDVHVTDTYFVVAHFHYIMVGGSVSAFFGGLHLWWPKVTGKMYPESWARFAAILMYFGFNLTFFPQFVAGYLGMPRRYHTYPPEFQIYNVMSSSGAAILAAAYLLPLGYLTWSLFYAAKAPSNPWDATGLEWSTTSPPPHKNFLRQPRVARGPYDYHPEGQSAEVGPPSYQREQELLQ; encoded by the coding sequence ATGAGCGATTCCGCCGCGCTCGGCGAACTGCCCCTGCCGACCGAGCCGGACTACCTGCGGTTCAGCCGCACGGTCGGCTCCTGGCTCACCACCACCGATCACAAGCGCATCGCGATCCTGTTCGCGATCGTGATCACGCTCTTCTTCTTCATGGGCGGCGCGGCGATCACCGTGGTGCGCCTGGAACTCGTCTCGCCGGAAGGCCACCTCATCACCTCGGACACCTACAACAAGCTCTTCTCATTCCACGGCATCGTGATGGTGTGGTTCTTCCTGGTGCCCTCCATCCCGAACACGCTCGGCATCTTCCTGGTGCCGCTGATGATCGGCGCCTCGGACCTCGCCTTCCCGCGGCTCAACCTGTTCAGCTGGTACCTCACCGTGGCGGCCGGGGCCTGCACCGTCTACGCGCTGATCGCCGGCGGGGTCGATACCGGCTGGACCTTCTACACGCCCTTCTCGACGATGTTCTCGAACTCGCACGTCTTCGCGGCGGCGATGGGCGTGTTCCTGGCCGGATTCTCCACCATCGCCACGGGCGTCAACATCATCGCGACCGTGCACATGCTGCGCTGCCCCGGCATGACGTGGTTCCGCCTGCCGCTCTTCGTCTGGGCGGTCTACGCGACCAGCATCATCATCGTGCTGGCGACGCCGGTGCTGGCGATCTCGCTCCTGCTGGTGATGGCCGAGCGCTGGCTCGGCCTGCCGATCTTCGACCCCAACCGCGGCGGCGACCCGATCCTGTTCCAGCACCTGTTCTGGTTCTACTCGCACCCGGCCGTCTACATCATGGTGCTGCCGGCCATGGGCGTCGTCTCGGAGATCATCCCGGTCTTCGCGCGGCGGCGCATCTTCGGCTACAGCTTCATGGTCTACGCCATCCTGGCGATCGCCGGCATCGGCTTCTTCGTCTGGGGGCACCACATGTTCGTATCGGGCATGTCGCCCTTTGCTGCCCTGATCTTCTCGTTCCTGTCCTTCATCATCGCGGTGCCGTCGGCCATCAAGGTCTTCAACTGGACCTTCTCGCTCTACCGCGGCCAGATCGCGTTCAGCGCCCCGATGCTCTATGCCCTCGGCTTCATCGGGCTGTTCACGACGGGCGGCCTGTCGGGGCTGTTCCTCGCCGCCATCCCGATCGACGTGCACGTCACCGACACCTACTTCGTCGTCGCGCATTTCCACTACATCATGGTGGGCGGCTCGGTCTCGGCCTTCTTCGGTGGCTTGCACCTCTGGTGGCCGAAGGTGACGGGCAAGATGTACCCGGAATCCTGGGCCCGCTTCGCCGCCATCCTGATGTATTTCGGCTTCAACCTGACCTTCTTTCCGCAGTTCGTCGCCGGGTATCTCGGGATGCCGCGGCGCTACCACACCTATCCGCCGGAGTTCCAGATCTACAACGTGATGTCGTCGTCCGGCGCCGCGATCCTGGCGGCGGCCTACCTGCTGCCGCTCGGCTACCTGACCTGGTCGCTCTTCTACGCGGCCAAGGCGCCGAGCAACCCCTGGGACGCGACCGGGCTCGAATGGAGCACGACCTCGCCGCCCCCGCACAAGAACTTCCTCCGCCAGCCGCGGGTGGCGCGCGGCCCCTACGACTATCACCCGGAGGGCCAGTCGGCGGAGGTCGGCCCGCCGAGTTATCAGCGCGAGCAGGAGCTGCTGCAATGA
- a CDS encoding cytochrome c oxidase subunit 3 family protein yields MSEAAERLIREPWSDLGRQKHGATFGIWLFLASEMLFFGALILTYAVMRIGHPEAFAAAGRETNLTFGTLNTAILLTSSLTMAVAVQGSAAREDLRRLVIVCLALTAALGVAFLVVKGFEYREDLDRSLVPGPDFPLPEAPAQIFFALYWVMTGVHAVHLSIGIVLVGRLALQGLLGRLELRESPDVEVTGLYWHLVDIVWVFLYPVFYLPGRSS; encoded by the coding sequence ATGAGCGAGGCCGCCGAGCGGCTGATCCGCGAGCCCTGGTCCGACCTCGGGCGGCAGAAGCACGGGGCCACCTTCGGCATCTGGCTCTTCCTCGCGAGCGAGATGCTGTTCTTCGGGGCGCTGATCCTGACCTACGCGGTGATGCGGATCGGCCACCCGGAGGCCTTCGCGGCCGCAGGCCGCGAGACGAACCTCACCTTCGGCACCCTCAACACGGCGATCCTGCTCACCAGCAGCCTCACCATGGCGGTCGCCGTGCAGGGATCGGCCGCCCGGGAGGACCTGCGCCGTCTCGTGATCGTCTGCCTCGCGCTCACCGCGGCGCTGGGCGTCGCCTTCCTTGTCGTGAAGGGCTTCGAGTACCGCGAGGACCTCGACAGGAGCCTCGTGCCGGGTCCGGACTTCCCGCTGCCCGAGGCGCCGGCCCAGATCTTCTTCGCCCTCTACTGGGTGATGACGGGGGTGCACGCGGTCCACCTGTCGATCGGGATCGTCCTCGTCGGACGGCTCGCGCTGCAAGGCCTGCTCGGGCGGCTGGAGCTGCGCGAGAGCCCCGACGTCGAGGTGACGGGCCTGTACTGGCACCTCGTCGACATCGTCTGGGTCTTCCTCTACCCGGTCTTCTACCTGCCGGGGCGGTCGTCATGA
- the coxB gene encoding cytochrome c oxidase subunit II yields MISFWPETASTLAQRIDVIFAGLLALSGTILLLVLCLLIGFSVRYRRGSAAPRGPMPEVMSREFEIGWTSATLFLFVFLFWWATSVEIKAFLPPKDAIEVQVVAKQWMWKTLHSNGAREINELHVPIGVPVRLALRSQDVIHSFFVPAFRLKQDVVPGQLHETWFQATKLGVFHLLCAEYCGTDHSRMRGKIVVMTPEDYAAWLAAQPEGDDLAKEGAALFVERGCSGCHAPSAKVHAPSLAGLYGRTVALSDGRIVTADEAYLRDSILQPKKDVVAGYEPIMPSFAGRLSEGEIQSLVAYIRSLAHSPEDRS; encoded by the coding sequence GTGATCTCCTTCTGGCCCGAGACCGCCTCGACGCTGGCCCAGCGCATCGACGTCATCTTCGCCGGGCTGCTCGCGCTCTCCGGCACGATCCTGCTCCTCGTCCTCTGCCTGCTGATCGGCTTCTCGGTGCGCTACCGGCGCGGCTCGGCGGCGCCGCGCGGGCCAATGCCCGAGGTGATGAGCCGCGAATTCGAGATCGGCTGGACCAGCGCGACCCTGTTCCTGTTCGTCTTTCTGTTCTGGTGGGCCACCTCGGTCGAGATCAAGGCCTTCCTGCCGCCCAAGGACGCGATCGAGGTGCAGGTCGTCGCCAAGCAGTGGATGTGGAAGACGCTGCACAGCAACGGCGCCCGCGAGATCAACGAGCTGCACGTGCCGATCGGCGTGCCGGTGCGCCTCGCGCTGCGCTCGCAGGACGTGATCCACTCCTTCTTCGTGCCGGCCTTCCGCCTCAAGCAGGACGTCGTGCCGGGCCAGCTCCATGAGACCTGGTTCCAGGCAACGAAGCTCGGCGTCTTCCACCTGCTCTGCGCCGAGTATTGCGGCACCGACCATTCCCGCATGCGGGGTAAGATCGTGGTGATGACGCCCGAGGACTACGCCGCGTGGCTCGCCGCCCAGCCTGAAGGGGACGACCTCGCCAAGGAGGGGGCGGCGCTCTTCGTCGAGCGCGGCTGCTCGGGCTGCCACGCGCCCTCCGCGAAGGTCCACGCGCCGAGCCTCGCCGGCCTCTACGGCCGCACGGTCGCGCTCAGCGACGGCCGCATCGTCACGGCGGACGAGGCGTATCTGCGCGACTCCATCCTGCAGCCGAAGAAGGACGTGGTCGCCGGCTACGAGCCGATCATGCCGAGCTTCGCAGGGAGGCTCTCGGAGGGCGAGATCCAGAGCCTCGTCGCCTACATCCGCTCCCTCGCCCACAGCCCGGAGGACCGGTCATGA
- a CDS encoding c-type cytochrome, which yields MRRAVLLAAALLAGCQDQSLFQQKRYDAYAPSTIWLDGTSAQPLPAGTVAEGDLARDAALRVQPEVTPALLRLGRDRYDVFCSPCHGYDGDGHGMIVQRGFPPPPSYHSERLRAAPATHFVDVITNGYGVMYSYAARVPPAERWAIAAYIRALQLSRHATLAEAPEASGRLP from the coding sequence ATGAGACGGGCCGTGCTGCTCGCAGCCGCGCTCCTCGCCGGCTGCCAGGACCAGAGCCTCTTCCAGCAGAAGCGCTACGACGCCTACGCGCCCTCGACGATCTGGCTGGATGGCACCTCGGCGCAGCCGCTGCCGGCCGGCACCGTGGCGGAGGGCGACCTCGCCCGCGACGCCGCGCTCAGGGTCCAGCCGGAGGTGACGCCCGCGCTCCTCAGGCTCGGCCGCGATCGCTACGACGTCTTCTGCTCGCCCTGCCACGGCTATGACGGCGACGGGCACGGCATGATCGTGCAGCGGGGCTTCCCGCCGCCGCCCTCCTACCATTCCGAGCGCCTGCGCGCCGCGCCGGCCACCCACTTCGTCGACGTCATCACCAACGGCTACGGCGTGATGTATTCCTACGCGGCGCGCGTCCCGCCCGCGGAGCGCTGGGCCATCGCCGCCTATATCCGGGCCCTGCAGCTGTCGCGCCACGCGACCCTCGCCGAGGCGCCCGAGGCCAGCGGGAGGCTGCCGTGA
- the nrfD gene encoding NrfD/PsrC family molybdoenzyme membrane anchor subunit produces the protein MSADLRAKAPPAHRWIASERASDVAITDAIVNPILIGVGKGWWIALALTLPFVLLTLVAIAWLFWRGVGVWGINTTVVWGVAIANYVWWIGIGNAGTLISSMLLLTRQRWRASINRFAEAMTLFAVAIAGLFPIFHLGRPIYAYWLAPYPNTMGLWPQWRSALVWDFWAIVSYLLFSLLFWYVGLLPDLATMRDRASSRGAQVFYGALALGWRGSARHWRRLETLHTTMAALAVPLVCSVHSIVGLDFAASLMPGWQESIFPPYFVVGAMYSGFAMVVVLAALVRWGLRLQAVITVNHFEVIGRVMLTASLVMGLSYATEWFTAWYGGKPGERGLVAYEVTGDYAALYWAMLACNVVLPQALWLRRLRRSIPAMVVLSIIINAGMWLERILIIWTTLSHGYAASLWRVFHPTFWDWSFLFGPLGLFAFFFLILVRVVPAVSMHEVRQLSHKEAA, from the coding sequence GTGAGCGCGGATCTCCGGGCGAAAGCCCCACCGGCCCATCGCTGGATCGCCTCCGAGCGGGCGAGCGACGTCGCCATCACGGACGCAATCGTCAACCCGATCCTGATCGGCGTCGGCAAGGGATGGTGGATCGCCCTCGCGCTCACCCTGCCCTTCGTGCTCCTCACCCTCGTCGCCATCGCGTGGCTGTTTTGGCGGGGCGTCGGCGTCTGGGGCATCAACACCACGGTGGTGTGGGGCGTCGCCATCGCCAACTACGTCTGGTGGATCGGCATCGGCAACGCCGGCACGCTGATCTCCTCGATGCTGCTCCTCACCCGGCAGCGCTGGCGCGCCTCGATCAATCGCTTCGCCGAGGCGATGACCCTGTTCGCGGTCGCGATCGCCGGGCTCTTCCCGATCTTCCACCTCGGCCGGCCGATCTACGCCTACTGGCTCGCCCCCTACCCCAACACCATGGGGCTCTGGCCGCAATGGCGCAGCGCCCTCGTCTGGGACTTCTGGGCGATCGTCAGCTACCTCCTGTTTTCGCTCCTGTTCTGGTATGTCGGCCTGCTGCCCGACCTCGCGACGATGCGCGACCGGGCGAGCTCTCGCGGCGCCCAGGTCTTCTACGGCGCGCTGGCCCTCGGCTGGCGCGGCTCGGCCCGTCACTGGCGGCGGCTCGAAACCCTGCACACCACGATGGCGGCCCTCGCGGTGCCCCTCGTCTGCTCGGTCCACTCGATCGTCGGGCTCGATTTCGCGGCAAGCCTGATGCCGGGCTGGCAGGAGAGCATCTTCCCGCCCTACTTCGTGGTCGGCGCTATGTATTCGGGCTTCGCCATGGTGGTGGTGCTGGCGGCGCTGGTGCGCTGGGGCCTGCGGCTCCAGGCGGTGATCACGGTCAACCACTTCGAGGTGATCGGCCGGGTCATGCTCACGGCCTCCCTCGTCATGGGCCTGTCCTACGCCACCGAGTGGTTCACGGCCTGGTACGGGGGCAAGCCCGGCGAGCGCGGTCTCGTCGCCTACGAGGTCACGGGCGACTACGCCGCCCTCTACTGGGCGATGCTCGCCTGCAACGTGGTGCTGCCGCAGGCCCTCTGGCTGCGACGCCTGCGGCGCAGCATCCCGGCCATGGTCGTGCTCTCGATCATCATCAATGCCGGGATGTGGCTGGAGCGCATCCTGATCATCTGGACGACGCTCTCGCACGGCTACGCGGCGAGCCTCTGGCGGGTCTTCCACCCGACATTCTGGGACTGGTCCTTCCTGTTCGGGCCGCTCGGCCTGTTCGCCTTCTTCTTCCTCATCCTCGTGCGGGTGGTGCCGGCCGTATCGATGCACGAGGTGCGTCAGCTCTCCCACAAGGAGGCCGCCTGA
- a CDS encoding class I SAM-dependent methyltransferase: protein MSLYNIFLSNTGRPIHKSPHYFFAYERHFGRYVGDPVTFLEIGAGNGGSSQMWKRWLGPLARIVTIDINPVCQQYADEQVSVRIGDQSDPVFLQSLIDEFGAPDVVLDDGSHHMDHVTASFDFLYDRIAANAVYMIEDMHTAYWPDYGGGRGEPRSMVERFKGLIDELNADHVRDGTVAPSRFTRQTVAMTAYDSILVFEKAQMINKFMQMIGDETLRVNY from the coding sequence ATGTCGTTATACAATATCTTTCTAAGCAATACTGGTCGCCCCATTCACAAATCTCCACACTATTTTTTCGCATACGAGCGCCATTTCGGTCGATACGTAGGTGATCCGGTAACGTTTCTGGAGATCGGAGCCGGGAATGGCGGCTCATCTCAAATGTGGAAGCGCTGGCTCGGCCCACTCGCGCGGATCGTGACTATCGACATCAATCCGGTGTGTCAGCAATATGCTGACGAGCAGGTGTCTGTGCGCATCGGTGATCAGTCCGATCCGGTATTTCTTCAATCCCTTATCGACGAGTTTGGCGCGCCGGATGTCGTACTGGACGATGGAAGTCACCACATGGACCACGTCACGGCGAGCTTCGACTTCCTGTATGATCGGATCGCCGCCAACGCCGTGTACATGATCGAAGACATGCACACGGCCTATTGGCCGGATTACGGCGGCGGTCGAGGGGAACCTCGCTCGATGGTCGAGCGGTTCAAGGGCCTGATCGACGAGCTGAACGCGGATCATGTGCGTGATGGGACCGTCGCGCCGAGCAGGTTCACGCGACAGACCGTGGCGATGACGGCATACGACAGCATTCTCGTCTTCGAGAAAGCTCAAATGATCAATAAATTCATGCAAATGATTGGAGATGAAACTCTTCGTGTCAATTATTGA
- a CDS encoding cytochrome c3 family protein: MVQIFRPGADTIARLLMVSVAAFPVLAVGLTYRLWASPYATQQNVVREQPVPFSHQHHVGGLGIACRYCHTSVETARFAGLPPTHTCMSCHSQIWTNAEMLAPVRGSLATNTPIHWRRVHTLPDYVYFDHSVHIAKGVGCSTCHGAVQSMPLMRQAAPLTMSWCLDCHRNPERNLRSREEVYDMTWTPPPDQETRGKVLKAQYHIQSADRLSECSICHR, translated from the coding sequence ATCGTGCAGATCTTCCGACCCGGCGCCGACACGATCGCCCGGCTCCTGATGGTTTCGGTGGCCGCATTCCCGGTGCTCGCGGTCGGGCTGACCTACCGGCTCTGGGCCTCGCCCTACGCCACGCAGCAGAACGTCGTCCGCGAGCAGCCGGTGCCCTTCAGCCATCAGCACCATGTCGGCGGGCTCGGGATCGCCTGCCGCTACTGCCACACCTCGGTCGAGACGGCCCGCTTCGCCGGCCTGCCGCCGACCCATACCTGCATGTCCTGCCACTCGCAGATCTGGACCAATGCCGAGATGCTGGCGCCGGTGCGGGGGAGCCTCGCCACCAACACCCCGATCCACTGGCGGCGCGTCCACACGCTGCCGGACTATGTCTATTTCGACCACAGCGTGCACATTGCCAAGGGCGTCGGCTGCTCGACCTGCCACGGCGCCGTCCAGAGCATGCCGCTGATGCGGCAGGCCGCGCCGCTCACCATGAGCTGGTGCCTCGACTGCCACCGCAACCCCGAGAGGAACCTGCGCTCCCGCGAGGAGGTCTACGACATGACCTGGACCCCTCCCCCCGACCAGGAGACGCGCGGCAAGGTGCTGAAGGCGCAGTACCACATCCAGTCCGCCGACCGTCTCAGCGAGTGCTCGATATGCCACCGCTGA
- a CDS encoding DUF3341 domain-containing protein: MGEMLAAFADPQSLVRAARTVRERGHRPLDTFTPYRVEDAETVLEPEERPTRIRWAMLIGGFGVAALAYGIEWYSAVIDYPLNSGGRPLHSWPVFLLVPFEVGVFAAALTGLLAFLWGSGLPRLHHPLFEIPGFERASQDRFFLLAAETNAEGDGIALRHLLEEAGALVVFEVRR, translated from the coding sequence ATGGGAGAGATGCTCGCCGCCTTCGCGGATCCGCAGAGTCTGGTCCGGGCCGCCCGAACGGTGCGGGAGAGGGGCCACCGGCCCCTCGACACCTTCACGCCCTATCGCGTGGAGGATGCCGAGACCGTGCTGGAGCCGGAAGAGCGCCCGACCCGCATCCGCTGGGCGATGCTGATCGGAGGCTTCGGCGTCGCGGCTCTGGCCTACGGCATAGAGTGGTATAGCGCGGTCATCGATTACCCGCTCAATTCGGGCGGGCGCCCGCTCCACAGCTGGCCGGTCTTCCTGCTCGTTCCCTTCGAGGTCGGGGTCTTCGCGGCGGCGCTCACGGGGCTCCTCGCCTTCCTGTGGGGCAGCGGCCTGCCGCGCCTGCACCATCCCCTCTTCGAGATCCCGGGCTTCGAGCGGGCGAGCCAGGATCGCTTCTTCCTGCTCGCTGCGGAGACGAACGCGGAGGGCGACGGCATCGCGCTGCGTCATCTCCTCGAGGAGGCGGGCGCCCTCGTGGTGTTCGAGGTGCGGCGATGA
- a CDS encoding cytochrome C oxidase subunit IV family protein, which translates to MSPTIRSLWLRNLAVWAALLGLLTLSYFAAFWKLGSLTTAIGFGIAAVKALLVLVFYMELKEARGLVRLAAAAGFIWAGVLFALTLSDVLTRS; encoded by the coding sequence ATGAGCCCGACAATCCGCTCCCTCTGGCTTCGCAACCTCGCGGTTTGGGCGGCTCTCCTCGGGCTGCTCACGCTGAGCTACTTCGCCGCGTTCTGGAAGCTCGGATCGCTCACAACGGCGATCGGCTTCGGCATCGCGGCCGTGAAGGCGCTCCTTGTGCTGGTGTTTTACATGGAGCTGAAGGAGGCCCGCGGGCTGGTGCGCCTTGCGGCCGCCGCCGGCTTCATCTGGGCGGGCGTCCTGTTCGCGCTGACGCTCAGCGACGTGTTGACCCGCTCCTGA
- a CDS encoding 4Fe-4S dicluster domain-containing protein — MPPLTGANGLSRREALRAFAAGITLAAGACAKPDEEIVPYVVQPERVTGGVPLVFASTLPLAGYGRGCRVRSVDGRPIKVDGNPRHPASLGATDVFAEAAVLSLYDPDRSKTVRQGGDIANWSALQKALVPKVSRWRGSQGEGLRLLTGRVTSPTLQRQIGRLLDAYPKAVWHAYEPTEDASARAGAALAFGRALTPLPHLDRAAVIVSLDADPLGPGPDQIRSGRGFGSRRVPEAGDGFSRLYAIEATPMPTGAKADHRLALPPQQIGEAAVALAKALGAGTRDAQLPDAAARLVARAAEDLKARHGAALVLAGPTLPPDLHALVHWINGQIGAPLDWIEAPDAIAGRMPGSLPDLARDLAAGAVSDLVMLGVNPAYDAPADLAFAENSAKAPFRLHLGLYVDETAILASWHVPETHPLESWGDLRAIDGTASVVQPLIRPLYATRTAEEVVSALLGETDAAAYDLVRETWRETRRAGQDGTGENGAKQAAFEAWWRRVLHDGVVPDSAATPIAVGAPRLPDLNPAAGPGDLTLVLRPDPTVWDGRFANNAWLQECPAPLTKQVWGNALSLSPEEAVRRGVKQGDLVRITADGRGIEVPVAVVPGHAAGVASLTLGYGRTKAGAIGSGIGANAYALRRQDALWRIDDVALAPTGQHPGILTTQRVVREREAKENYPLLTMAALAEGRTATKEAPGTKRGPHPTLLGSSTGDADGHAWAMVIDTSLCIGCNACVIACQTENNVPVVGPEEIAQGRLMHWLRIDTYDRGRKGHPRPGFQPVPCMHCEHAPCEPVCPVAASVHDGEGLNVQVYNRCIGTRFCEANCPYKVRRFNFLGYADGQEYANLGLDPLPAQRNPEVSVRQRGVMEKCTYCIQRISGARRAAERDGRPLGRGEVTTACQDACPTRAIVFGDLADQESDVARLKKEPRHYALLGHLGTRPRTTYLADLRNPAPDFQGDGS, encoded by the coding sequence ATGCCACCGCTGACCGGCGCCAACGGATTGTCGCGCCGCGAGGCGCTCCGGGCCTTCGCCGCCGGCATCACGCTCGCGGCGGGCGCCTGCGCCAAGCCCGACGAGGAGATCGTCCCCTACGTCGTCCAGCCCGAGCGCGTGACGGGGGGCGTGCCGCTCGTCTTCGCCAGCACGCTCCCGCTCGCCGGCTACGGCCGCGGCTGTCGGGTGCGGTCCGTCGACGGCCGTCCGATCAAGGTCGACGGCAATCCGCGCCACCCGGCGAGCCTTGGGGCGACGGACGTCTTCGCCGAGGCGGCCGTGCTCTCGCTCTACGATCCCGACCGCTCGAAGACCGTGCGGCAGGGCGGCGACATCGCCAATTGGAGCGCGCTCCAGAAGGCCCTCGTTCCGAAGGTCTCAAGGTGGCGGGGCAGCCAGGGCGAGGGCCTGCGGCTCCTCACCGGCCGGGTGACCTCGCCGACGCTCCAGCGCCAGATCGGCCGCCTGCTCGACGCCTATCCGAAGGCGGTCTGGCACGCTTACGAGCCGACCGAGGACGCCTCGGCCCGAGCGGGCGCTGCCCTCGCCTTCGGCCGCGCGCTGACGCCCCTGCCCCATCTCGACCGGGCCGCCGTGATCGTGAGCCTCGACGCCGACCCGCTCGGCCCCGGCCCCGACCAGATCCGCAGCGGCCGCGGCTTCGGCAGCCGGCGCGTGCCCGAGGCCGGTGACGGCTTCTCGCGCCTCTACGCCATCGAGGCCACGCCGATGCCGACCGGCGCCAAGGCCGACCACCGCCTCGCCCTGCCGCCGCAGCAGATCGGCGAGGCGGCGGTGGCGCTGGCGAAGGCGCTCGGGGCCGGCACGCGTGACGCGCAGCTTCCGGACGCGGCCGCCCGCCTCGTGGCGCGGGCCGCCGAGGACCTGAAGGCCCGCCACGGCGCCGCCCTCGTGCTCGCCGGGCCGACCCTGCCGCCGGACCTCCACGCCCTGGTGCACTGGATCAACGGCCAGATCGGCGCGCCCCTCGACTGGATCGAAGCGCCCGACGCGATCGCCGGCCGCATGCCCGGCTCGCTCCCCGACCTCGCCCGCGATCTCGCGGCAGGCGCCGTGTCGGACCTCGTGATGCTCGGGGTGAACCCGGCCTACGACGCGCCTGCCGACCTCGCCTTCGCGGAGAACTCAGCGAAGGCGCCCTTCCGGCTCCATCTCGGCCTCTATGTCGACGAGACCGCAATTCTCGCCTCCTGGCACGTGCCGGAGACGCATCCGCTCGAGAGCTGGGGCGACCTGCGGGCGATTGACGGCACCGCCTCGGTGGTGCAGCCGCTGATCCGGCCCCTCTACGCCACCCGCACCGCGGAGGAGGTCGTCTCGGCGCTCCTCGGCGAGACGGATGCTGCAGCCTACGACCTCGTGCGCGAGACTTGGCGCGAGACTAGGCGGGCGGGACAGGATGGCACAGGCGAGAATGGCGCGAAGCAGGCTGCGTTCGAAGCGTGGTGGCGGCGCGTGCTCCATGATGGCGTCGTGCCGGACAGCGCCGCCACGCCGATCGCGGTCGGCGCCCCGCGCCTGCCGGATCTCAATCCCGCCGCGGGCCCGGGCGACCTCACCCTGGTGCTGCGGCCGGATCCGACCGTCTGGGACGGACGCTTTGCCAACAATGCGTGGCTCCAGGAATGCCCGGCGCCCCTCACCAAGCAGGTCTGGGGCAATGCCCTCTCGCTCTCGCCCGAGGAGGCGGTGCGGCGCGGCGTGAAGCAGGGCGATCTCGTCCGGATCACGGCCGACGGGCGGGGCATCGAGGTGCCGGTCGCCGTCGTGCCGGGCCATGCGGCCGGCGTCGCGAGCCTGACCCTCGGCTACGGCCGGACGAAGGCCGGCGCGATCGGCAGCGGCATCGGCGCGAACGCCTATGCGTTGCGCCGCCAGGACGCCCTCTGGCGGATCGATGATGTCGCCCTCGCGCCGACCGGCCAGCATCCCGGGATCCTCACGACGCAGCGCGTCGTCCGCGAGCGGGAGGCGAAGGAGAACTACCCGCTCCTCACCATGGCCGCGCTCGCCGAGGGCCGCACGGCCACGAAGGAGGCACCCGGCACCAAGCGCGGCCCGCACCCGACCCTCCTCGGTTCCTCGACGGGCGACGCGGACGGCCATGCCTGGGCGATGGTGATCGACACCTCGCTCTGCATCGGCTGCAACGCCTGCGTGATCGCCTGCCAGACCGAGAACAACGTGCCGGTGGTGGGGCCCGAGGAGATCGCGCAGGGGCGCCTGATGCACTGGCTGCGCATCGATACCTACGATCGCGGCCGAAAAGGACATCCGCGCCCCGGCTTCCAGCCGGTGCCCTGCATGCATTGCGAGCACGCGCCCTGCGAGCCGGTCTGCCCCGTCGCGGCCTCGGTCCATGACGGCGAGGGCCTGAACGTCCAGGTCTACAACCGCTGCATCGGCACCCGCTTCTGCGAAGCGAACTGCCCCTACAAGGTCCGGCGCTTCAACTTCCTCGGCTACGCGGACGGGCAGGAATACGCCAATCTCGGCCTCGACCCGCTGCCGGCGCAGCGCAACCCGGAGGTGAGTGTCCGCCAGCGCGGCGTGATGGAGAAGTGCACCTACTGCATCCAGCGCATCAGCGGCGCACGGCGCGCCGCCGAGCGCGACGGGCGCCCGCTCGGCCGGGGCGAGGTCACGACCGCCTGCCAGGACGCCTGCCCGACGCGGGCCATCGTGTTCGGCGACCTCGCGGACCAGGAATCCGACGTCGCCCGCCTGAAGAAGGAGCCGCGCCACTACGCGCTCCTCGGCCATCTCGGCACGCGCCCGCGCACCACCTACCTGGCGGACCTCCGCAATCCCGCCCCCGATTTCCAGGGAGACGGCTCGTGA